In Gracilibacillus salitolerans, the sequence GCAACGGATTTATTTAATTATCCCTAAACTTAATATGGATCCATTTGATTTTTTTTGATGTATTCGCGCGGTGTCATTTTGGTATGCTTTTTAAATACTTTGATGAAATAACTTTGATCGGAAAAGTGAAGTGAATGACAGACTTCCGTAACCGATCGATTAAAATAAAGCATCATATTTTTTGCTTCTTTTACCTTTATCTTTTGGGTATATTCACTAATTGATATCCCTACTTCTTTCTTAAACAAATTGGATAAATATTTTGGATTTAATCCAAGTTTTTGAGCAATCGAACTAACTGATAAATTAGGTTCATAAATTTCCTTGTAAATATATTCTTGGCATTGTGTAATTTTCCTCGTATATCTTTGTTTTTTATACCTTCTCACTAATTCCGTGAAATCATATAGTATTTTCTCGCGAAACCAGATTACTTTCGATAAAGAAGTCAAATCTTCTAAATCTTGAATCATGACATCTCCCAAAGAATAAGCATCCTCAGGATGTACTCCGCCTCTAATTGCTGCTCTCGTTGCTAGAGTAATAGTGGCAATAGCAGTATTTTTTTGACTTCTTAATTCACTTGTTCTGGATAATAGTCCATACTCAAAATCATCTCTATTCCTAAAGGCTTGGTGATAAGGAATAATCTCCTTCACGTTACCTTCTTCTATCAATTGATATATCCGACGTTCTAACAAGGGGTCGTGGTGATAAAGATTATTTTCACGAATATTCGTAATATAACAGGATTGTTGTTTTTCGATTTCTACTTCTTCTTGCTGATGCACTAATCTCAACTCTTTCCGAATATTCAGTTCCACACCTTGAACGAGGTAGTAAGCAATTTTACCAATCTCTATTAACTGATTACTACTTTCAACCGCTAAATTCATTAGGTAATCTTCAAATTCTTCCTTTAGATAAGACCTATTCAGACTTGAAAGTAATCGAGAAATTCCTTCTTTCGTAGGTGGATTATAAATGATTGGACCAAGGATTAACCAATGTCTTTGGTTATGTTGAACAAAAGGTATGCTTAAAAAACTCTCAAAATAATTGGTATTCATTAATTGAATCTCTTGCCCTAACAAACCGCAATTAATAATATGTTCCTGAAAAGAATCAGACATTGGATTGATGGTGATGTTCGATGGATAAGTAGAGATAGTAGAATCTTGATAAATACATACCGGAATCTTTGTTACATCAACTAATGAACAGAGTATCTTTTCCATTTTCACCACCTCAATATTTTGTAAGCGTATACAAGTAAAATGAATAAGTACTAATAATTTAACTTTTTTACTATATTTCAACTTATCAGTTGGTTACAATTTTGACAAGTTAACGATATCTATATCTCGTTAACAAGGTACTAATAATAACAGAGGGGTGGATCTATTGAAAAAAATGGTGGTAAGGTCGTTCGTTGCATTTATTCTGTTCGTTTTATTAGCTGCATGTGGAGGAAATTCGTCAAGTGATGGTGATGTCGAAAAGTTAACCATTCCTGAAAACCCCGAAGATGTTGAAGGAGATATTACGGTTTGGGCATGGGCATTAGAAGCAAATTATTTAGAGAAAGATGTTCTTCCAGCATTCCAAGAAGTATACCCAAATGTTGATGTAACCGTTGAACACATTGGGGTAGACCAAGTATACCAAAAAGTAAGTGCTGGGCTTTCAAGTGGTGGTAGTGGCCTACCTGATGTTGTACAAGTGGAAAATAACCGGATCAAATCTTTCACCAGTGAATTCCCAGACGCATTTACAAATTTAAGCGCAATGGGATATGACGAACACGAGGATAAATTTGCAGACGCAAAGATTGAAGGGTTAAAAGATGACGCTGGAAATGTTGTTGCTGCCCCACGTGATTTAGGGCCAGTAGGAGTTATCTATCGTGTGGATATATTTGAAGAGGCACGGATAGACCCTTCTCAAATTGAAACATGGGATGATTACATTGAAGCAGGTAAAAAAGTTGTAGAACAGACGGGGAACTATTTCTTAGGAACGGACGGAGATGGTTTATTACGTATTATGATGCAACAGCAAGGTAGTTATTATTTCGATGAAGAAGGCAACCTAGATATCTCTTCAGAAGCAGGAGAAAATGCCGCTCGCATTCTTCAAGAGATGAAAGACAATGACTTAATTACGTTTACAAATAACTGGGATGGTCAAGTCGCTGCCATGAAGAACGGAGAAGTTGCTACAAATCCAGGTGCTGTTTGGTGGAGCGGTACGATGTTAGAACAAATGCCTGAACTCTCTGGTAATTGGGATATGTTTGAGTTACCGGCATTTGAAGAAGGAGGCACACGGGCATCCAATGATGGTGGTTCTGCTTTAGCCATTCCTTCAGAGTCTGACAATAAAATTGCAGCATATGTTTTCACAGAATTTGCAACAACCGATGTTGATGCACAAATCTCAGCACTAACGAACAGAGGTTTATTCCCTGCCTTAACAGCAGCATATGAAGAACCTATCTTCTCTGAAGATCAAGAATACTTTAATAACGAACCATTCTTCCAGAAGTTCGCTGACACAGTAGAAAATATCCCTCCAGTAAACCATGATGGAGCAGAACTGGAAG encodes:
- a CDS encoding AraC family transcriptional regulator, whose product is MEKILCSLVDVTKIPVCIYQDSTISTYPSNITINPMSDSFQEHIINCGLLGQEIQLMNTNYFESFLSIPFVQHNQRHWLILGPIIYNPPTKEGISRLLSSLNRSYLKEEFEDYLMNLAVESSNQLIEIGKIAYYLVQGVELNIRKELRLVHQQEEVEIEKQQSCYITNIRENNLYHHDPLLERRIYQLIEEGNVKEIIPYHQAFRNRDDFEYGLLSRTSELRSQKNTAIATITLATRAAIRGGVHPEDAYSLGDVMIQDLEDLTSLSKVIWFREKILYDFTELVRRYKKQRYTRKITQCQEYIYKEIYEPNLSVSSIAQKLGLNPKYLSNLFKKEVGISISEYTQKIKVKEAKNMMLYFNRSVTEVCHSLHFSDQSYFIKVFKKHTKMTPREYIKKNQMDPY
- a CDS encoding ABC transporter substrate-binding protein gives rise to the protein MVVRSFVAFILFVLLAACGGNSSSDGDVEKLTIPENPEDVEGDITVWAWALEANYLEKDVLPAFQEVYPNVDVTVEHIGVDQVYQKVSAGLSSGGSGLPDVVQVENNRIKSFTSEFPDAFTNLSAMGYDEHEDKFADAKIEGLKDDAGNVVAAPRDLGPVGVIYRVDIFEEARIDPSQIETWDDYIEAGKKVVEQTGNYFLGTDGDGLLRIMMQQQGSYYFDEEGNLDISSEAGENAARILQEMKDNDLITFTNNWDGQVAAMKNGEVATNPGAVWWSGTMLEQMPELSGNWDMFELPAFEEGGTRASNDGGSALAIPSESDNKIAAYVFTEFATTDVDAQISALTNRGLFPALTAAYEEPIFSEDQEYFNNEPFFQKFADTVENIPPVNHDGAELEVRSVMGSEIEAFLLEDKPAMEMLKDGEEQAAQQTGKETTE